The Paenibacillus uliginis N3/975 genome has a window encoding:
- a CDS encoding carbohydrate ABC transporter permease has protein sequence MNIRGLKPGTVFFLLTLPAVLLYCLFFLAPVFIGFYYSLTNWDGFSLSYDMVGLQNYIDILQDKRFLNGLTFTMLYTVIVVIGKLSVALILALLLSRSLKFRGLFRSIYFFPAVLSMITVGLMFNQFFYSLFPPIGEQLGIEWLSRNLLGNPDTAIFGIALTNIWQGFAIPMVIFIAGLSNVPKDIIEASVIDGSTPVQRFFSITIPFLIPMLTVNVVLAIKGGLTVFDYIVAMTNGGPSQSTESLGFLIYQHGMSEMKFGYGTAEAIYVFILIGIISFIQIKLLSRKEVGQQ, from the coding sequence ATGAACATTCGAGGCTTGAAGCCGGGTACTGTATTTTTCTTGCTGACCTTACCTGCAGTACTACTGTATTGCTTATTCTTTTTAGCACCGGTATTTATCGGGTTCTACTATAGCTTGACGAATTGGGACGGATTTTCACTTTCCTATGACATGGTCGGATTACAAAATTACATAGACATTTTGCAGGATAAACGTTTCTTGAACGGGCTTACCTTCACTATGCTGTATACCGTTATTGTCGTGATTGGAAAGCTCAGTGTTGCACTCATTCTGGCCTTGCTGCTGAGCCGTTCCCTGAAATTCCGTGGTTTGTTCCGATCCATTTATTTCTTCCCCGCTGTGTTGAGCATGATTACAGTCGGTTTGATGTTCAACCAGTTCTTTTACTCATTGTTTCCGCCGATTGGTGAACAGCTCGGTATCGAATGGCTATCCCGCAATTTGCTTGGAAATCCGGACACAGCAATCTTTGGAATTGCTCTGACTAATATCTGGCAAGGCTTTGCCATTCCGATGGTCATCTTTATTGCCGGCTTATCCAATGTGCCGAAGGATATTATCGAAGCGTCCGTTATAGACGGTTCAACGCCTGTGCAACGATTTTTCTCGATCACCATTCCGTTCCTGATTCCGATGCTGACTGTCAACGTGGTACTTGCCATTAAGGGTGGTCTTACGGTGTTCGATTACATCGTGGCTATGACGAACGGCGGACCCTCCCAATCAACGGAATCCCTGGGCTTTCTCATATACCAGCATGGCATGAGCGAGATGAAGTTTGGCTACGGGACAGCAGAAGCAATCTATGTATTTATACTCATTGGTATCATCTCGTTTATACAGATTAAGCTTCTATCTAGAAAGGAGGTCGGACAGCAATGA
- the pgmB gene encoding beta-phosphoglucomutase encodes MTTINACLFDLDGVLVDTAKYHFIAWKQLAEELGFTFTEEDNERLKGVSRMASLDILLEIGGVKLDEETKLELASKKNAWYVDYISKMDDSEILPGALEFVKELKSQGIKVALGSASKNAMLILNNTGLTPYFDAIIDGTKTQSAKPDPEVFLLGAQELGLTPAECVVFEDAEAGVEAAIRAGMRSVGIGSTTTLGRANLVVPSLADFSFNRLKEL; translated from the coding sequence ATGACTACGATTAATGCCTGTTTGTTTGATCTGGACGGTGTCCTTGTGGACACTGCCAAATACCACTTTATCGCTTGGAAACAGCTCGCTGAAGAGCTGGGCTTTACGTTCACGGAAGAGGATAATGAGCGTTTGAAAGGCGTCAGCCGCATGGCCTCTCTGGACATCCTGCTTGAAATCGGCGGGGTGAAGCTAGACGAAGAAACCAAGCTTGAGCTAGCCTCGAAGAAAAATGCTTGGTATGTCGATTATATTTCTAAAATGGACGACTCTGAAATTTTGCCAGGCGCCCTTGAATTCGTGAAGGAACTGAAGTCGCAGGGCATCAAGGTTGCGCTTGGGTCCGCCAGCAAAAATGCGATGCTCATTCTGAATAATACGGGTCTCACGCCGTATTTTGATGCCATTATCGATGGTACTAAAACGCAAAGCGCAAAGCCTGATCCGGAGGTATTCCTCCTCGGTGCTCAGGAGCTCGGGTTAACACCAGCCGAGTGCGTTGTATTCGAAGATGCGGAAGCCGGTGTTGAAGCCGCCATCCGTGCCGGAATGCGAAGCGTGGGCATCGGATCAACAACAACGCTGGGTCGTGCCAATCTGGTCGTACCCTCTCTGGCAGATTTCTCGTTTAACCGCCTGAAGGAACTGTAG
- a CDS encoding carbohydrate ABC transporter permease, with protein MKTRLPFKMVSYAFLGIGALFILAPIYLTLSIAMKTRAETTTNFFSPPSSLYLDNFISVINKANFWGMVQNSAFITIVSLLFMLIAIPMVSYAISRNINNLYYKWVYTIILMGIFVPFQAIMLPIYRHMGNLELLNQPGLIIMYVTLSFSQGLFLCVGFLKNIPLELDQASKIDGCGVWLTFSRIIYPLMLPIIATILILNSLWIWNDFQLPLIMLNRHPDFWTLPLFIYNFKTESSFDYTLAFAAFSLSMAPIAIVYVFTQKYIIGGLTEGSIK; from the coding sequence ATGAAGACACGGTTACCGTTTAAAATGGTCAGCTATGCTTTTCTGGGAATCGGTGCATTGTTTATATTGGCTCCGATCTACCTGACTCTCTCGATTGCCATGAAGACACGGGCTGAGACGACAACGAATTTTTTCTCACCTCCATCCAGCCTGTATCTTGATAATTTTATTTCGGTTATCAACAAGGCCAACTTCTGGGGAATGGTTCAAAATTCCGCCTTTATTACGATCGTATCCCTGCTGTTTATGCTGATCGCTATTCCCATGGTGTCCTATGCAATCTCTCGTAACATAAACAATCTGTACTACAAATGGGTATACACCATCATTCTTATGGGAATTTTTGTCCCGTTTCAAGCCATTATGCTGCCAATATACAGACATATGGGCAATTTGGAACTTCTTAATCAACCTGGATTGATTATCATGTATGTAACCTTATCATTTTCACAGGGATTGTTTCTATGTGTCGGCTTCCTTAAGAATATTCCACTCGAACTTGATCAAGCTTCGAAGATCGATGGCTGCGGCGTCTGGCTGACGTTCAGCCGAATTATTTATCCATTGATGCTTCCAATTATCGCCACTATACTAATATTGAATAGTCTATGGATCTGGAACGACTTCCAGCTGCCGCTAATTATGCTTAACCGTCATCCTGATTTTTGGACATTGCCGCTGTTTATTTACAATTTTAAAACCGAAAGCAGTTTTGATTATACTCTGGCTTTCGCAGCATTCTCGCTGTCCATGGCTCCAATTGCAATCGTGTACGTTTTTACGCAAAAGTATATTATTGGTGGATTGACCGAAGGGTCCATTAAATAG
- a CDS encoding LacI family DNA-binding transcriptional regulator, which produces MSVTIKDVAKKAGVSPSTVSRVLSNHPRISRETSRKVKEIMEEMGYHPNIMAKSLVSKTTESICVILPKPAEELFLNLFFMELIRGIVTQANRSGYDVLISSGGNEKEEVEAVSRLLNGRRVDGAILLYSRQEDPVVEFLKSHNYPFVLVGRSDKYPDLLSVDTDNVQAAYDATKHLISLGHERVGFVSGPPNLVVSQDRMKGYAQALADSGLEMRNEWIVEGEFLQDSGYRAMSFFMNLPERPTALVIVDDIVSFGVLRGLHELGYKVPEDVSIISFNNISITELSTPPLSSVDIGIYNLGYTASQALIQSIRHDGETVLPNRYIIPHRLMIRESSMYSRPK; this is translated from the coding sequence ATGTCTGTAACGATAAAAGATGTAGCGAAAAAAGCGGGCGTATCCCCCTCCACCGTGTCCAGAGTTCTCTCCAATCATCCCAGAATCAGTCGAGAGACTTCACGTAAGGTCAAGGAAATCATGGAGGAAATGGGTTACCACCCCAATATAATGGCTAAGAGCCTCGTCTCAAAGACGACCGAAAGCATCTGTGTCATTCTTCCTAAACCAGCTGAAGAATTGTTCCTTAACCTGTTTTTTATGGAATTAATCCGGGGGATCGTTACCCAAGCGAATCGATCGGGCTATGACGTGCTCATAAGCTCTGGTGGTAATGAGAAGGAAGAAGTCGAAGCCGTATCACGCCTACTTAACGGGCGTCGTGTAGACGGAGCCATTTTGCTGTATTCACGGCAGGAAGATCCTGTAGTGGAGTTTCTGAAGTCTCACAATTACCCTTTCGTGCTCGTGGGAAGAAGCGATAAATATCCCGATCTGCTGTCCGTGGATACCGACAACGTGCAGGCCGCATACGATGCAACCAAACACCTCATTTCCCTCGGCCATGAACGAGTCGGTTTTGTCAGTGGTCCGCCCAATCTGGTCGTATCGCAAGACCGGATGAAGGGATATGCTCAGGCCTTGGCTGATTCGGGACTTGAAATGCGCAATGAATGGATTGTAGAAGGCGAGTTTTTACAGGACAGCGGGTACCGTGCCATGTCCTTCTTTATGAATCTACCGGAACGCCCAACTGCTCTTGTCATTGTGGACGATATCGTATCGTTCGGAGTGCTCCGCGGCTTACACGAATTGGGATACAAAGTACCTGAAGACGTGTCAATTATTAGCTTTAACAACATTTCAATTACTGAATTATCAACGCCACCGCTGAGCAGTGTGGATATTGGTATTTACAATCTGGGATATACCGCCTCACAGGCGCTGATTCAAAGTATCCGCCATGATGGCGAAACCGTGCTGCCGAACCGTTATATTATTCCGCACCGGTTAATGATTCGTGAATCTTCTATGTATTCCAGGCCTAAGTAG
- a CDS encoding glycoside hydrolase family 65 protein, which produces MKQYLKLDEWSIIEEGFDPHNHEISESVFSIGNGFMGQRANFEEQYSGSSLQGSYMAGVYYPDKTRVGWWKNGYPEYFAKVLNSTNWIGIDVDVNGTSLDLAKCTVKDFVRVLNMKEGYLSRSFTAVMEDGKELKIESVRFVSIVRHEIGSIRYSVTPLNFSGELTFTPYLDGDVKNKDSNYDEKFWLEVFKEAGQGTGALTIKTKKLDFHVTSAMFYEILKNGEKLNLDAEIIEREKFVGNRVSVQANEGEEVSLYKYVANVTSRNHGLGQLVEAAREVLNTAVQAGFNALLSEQATAWCDKWKESDIVIEGDVAAQQAIRFNIFQLNQTYSGEDDRLNIGPKGFTGEKYGGSTYWDTEAYCLPFYLSTADSSISRNLLIYRYKHLEKAKENAKKLGFTKGALYPMVTMNGEECHNEWEITFEEIHRNGAIAYAIYNYVNYTGDFAYLGQYGLEVLAEISRFWEQRVNYVPAKDQYVMLGVTGPNEYENNVNNNWYTNRIACWTMEYTLDVLNYLEQNEPERYTELVGKLNLQEEETTKWQDIINKMYYPVDTERDIFLQQDGFLDKELVQVKDLDPKHLPLNQNWSWDRILRSVYIKQADVLQGLFFLGDRYDLDTKKRNFDFYEPFTVHESSLSPCVHSILACELGYQEKAYEMYLRTSRLDLDNYNNDTEDGCHTTSMAGTWMSVVHGFGGLRVKDGVLHLNPFVPGHWTSFSFKVMFRGSRLKVNVTDKEIIVLNETDIPAAISLNGKEHTISGMGDVKVAR; this is translated from the coding sequence GTGAAGCAATATTTAAAACTTGATGAATGGTCAATTATTGAAGAAGGATTCGATCCGCATAACCATGAAATTTCTGAGAGTGTTTTTAGTATCGGTAATGGCTTTATGGGCCAGCGTGCTAACTTTGAAGAGCAGTACAGCGGAAGTTCCCTGCAAGGTAGCTACATGGCCGGTGTTTATTATCCAGATAAAACACGTGTAGGCTGGTGGAAGAACGGATATCCCGAATATTTTGCCAAGGTGCTTAACAGCACCAACTGGATCGGCATTGATGTTGACGTTAATGGCACATCGCTGGATTTGGCGAAATGTACCGTGAAAGATTTTGTACGCGTACTTAATATGAAAGAAGGCTATTTGTCCCGCAGCTTTACAGCGGTCATGGAAGATGGCAAGGAACTGAAGATTGAATCCGTTCGTTTCGTCAGCATCGTCCGTCATGAGATCGGAAGCATCCGCTACTCTGTAACACCTCTGAATTTCTCAGGTGAGCTTACCTTCACACCATACCTCGACGGCGATGTGAAGAATAAAGACTCTAACTATGACGAGAAGTTTTGGCTGGAAGTGTTCAAAGAAGCGGGTCAAGGTACAGGAGCATTGACGATTAAAACCAAAAAGCTCGACTTCCATGTCACCTCAGCTATGTTCTACGAGATTTTGAAAAACGGTGAGAAGCTGAATCTGGATGCCGAGATCATTGAACGGGAAAAATTCGTTGGAAACCGGGTATCCGTTCAAGCTAACGAAGGCGAAGAAGTATCACTTTATAAATATGTCGCAAACGTTACTTCCCGTAACCATGGCCTTGGTCAATTGGTCGAAGCTGCCCGAGAGGTGTTGAATACAGCCGTACAGGCAGGATTCAATGCACTTCTTAGTGAACAAGCGACTGCTTGGTGTGACAAATGGAAAGAAAGCGACATCGTCATCGAAGGTGACGTTGCCGCACAACAGGCGATCCGCTTTAATATTTTCCAGCTGAACCAAACGTACAGCGGTGAGGACGACCGCCTGAACATCGGGCCTAAAGGATTCACAGGTGAGAAATACGGCGGCAGCACCTACTGGGATACAGAAGCTTATTGCCTCCCATTCTACTTGAGCACAGCGGACTCCAGCATCTCCCGCAACCTGCTCATTTACCGTTACAAGCATCTGGAGAAGGCAAAGGAAAACGCGAAAAAGCTCGGGTTCACTAAAGGCGCACTGTATCCGATGGTGACGATGAATGGTGAGGAATGCCACAACGAGTGGGAAATCACGTTTGAAGAAATTCACCGTAACGGGGCCATTGCTTATGCCATCTATAACTATGTTAATTACACCGGTGACTTCGCTTACCTCGGTCAATACGGTCTTGAAGTGCTTGCAGAAATTTCCCGCTTCTGGGAACAGCGTGTCAACTACGTTCCTGCCAAGGACCAATATGTAATGCTTGGTGTGACTGGCCCGAACGAGTACGAGAACAACGTCAACAACAACTGGTACACGAACCGGATCGCTTGCTGGACGATGGAATATACACTGGATGTGCTGAACTATCTGGAGCAGAACGAGCCAGAGCGTTATACGGAGCTGGTTGGCAAATTGAATCTTCAGGAAGAAGAAACGACGAAATGGCAGGACATTATTAATAAAATGTACTATCCAGTAGACACTGAGCGCGACATCTTCCTGCAGCAGGACGGCTTCCTTGACAAAGAGCTTGTACAGGTTAAAGACTTGGATCCGAAGCATCTCCCACTGAACCAAAACTGGTCATGGGACCGCATCCTACGTTCGGTTTACATTAAACAAGCAGACGTGCTACAAGGATTGTTCTTCCTGGGTGACCGTTATGATCTGGACACCAAGAAACGCAACTTTGATTTCTACGAGCCGTTCACCGTGCACGAGTCCTCTCTCTCCCCTTGCGTGCATTCCATTCTCGCATGCGAGCTGGGATACCAGGAGAAAGCGTATGAAATGTACCTTCGGACCTCACGTCTCGATCTGGACAACTACAACAATGATACGGAAGACGGCTGCCATACGACCAGCATGGCGGGCACCTGGATGTCTGTTGTTCACGGTTTCGGCGGTCTGCGCGTCAAAGACGGTGTGCTACACCTGAATCCGTTTGTTCCTGGACACTGGACTTCTTTCTCCTTTAAGGTTATGTTCCGCGGCTCCCGCCTGAAGGTGAACGTTACAGACAAGGAAATTATCGTCTTGAACGAGACTGATATTCCAGCTGCTATCAGTCTGAACGGCAAAGAGCACACCATCAGCGGTATGGGTGACGTAAAAGTGGCCAGATAA
- a CDS encoding ABC transporter substrate-binding protein produces MKKGFLKSGLAALISLAMLTAAGCSGGGSKSATDNAPNSSDANSGGAPVKIEYFQMKPEAVNVVNELITKFEQANPGITVEQNNVPNPENVWTMRVSTNDAPAVFTHYPHNSIFQKMAKEGRVIDLTNDPLMANVQPAIADLSKIDGKNYMVPIGVATLGMYYNKDIFESQNLQIPTTYSELMETAKKLQDAGITPFYFHDKDFNGIRQEVVYKMGQTIPDVESFLDDVMNGKAHITDNPAFKPFAEKLLALREYGQKDNMGTGYDDALRDFANGKTAMWFTGIWAIKEIKESSPDLKFAMFPLPTENAADLKTQVSVDTAIGIPADGKNKEEAKKFIEFMSSKENVETYLSIAGYPSGIKDVQTGLPEISTLTQLISDGKVYPTIERLWPPGMNAEVGKATQEMFLTKDIDQYLKTLDTIFFNKSNQ; encoded by the coding sequence ATGAAAAAGGGGTTTTTGAAAAGCGGATTAGCAGCACTGATCTCCCTTGCGATGTTGACAGCAGCCGGCTGCTCTGGCGGAGGCTCGAAGAGCGCAACAGACAACGCGCCGAACAGCAGTGATGCTAATTCCGGAGGAGCACCCGTCAAGATTGAGTACTTTCAAATGAAACCGGAGGCCGTTAATGTTGTCAACGAACTCATAACGAAATTTGAACAGGCCAACCCGGGCATAACGGTCGAACAAAACAATGTTCCTAATCCGGAGAATGTATGGACGATGAGGGTCTCTACCAATGATGCCCCCGCCGTCTTCACCCACTATCCCCATAACTCTATTTTTCAGAAAATGGCAAAGGAAGGTCGTGTGATCGACCTTACCAATGATCCACTGATGGCTAATGTACAGCCTGCCATTGCGGACTTGAGTAAAATCGACGGCAAAAATTACATGGTTCCGATCGGAGTAGCAACACTCGGCATGTATTATAACAAGGACATTTTCGAAAGTCAGAACCTTCAGATTCCTACAACTTACTCGGAGCTGATGGAGACTGCAAAGAAGCTTCAGGATGCTGGCATTACACCGTTCTACTTTCATGATAAAGATTTCAACGGTATCCGTCAGGAAGTCGTCTATAAAATGGGGCAAACGATACCGGACGTTGAATCATTCCTTGATGATGTCATGAATGGTAAAGCGCATATTACAGACAACCCGGCTTTCAAACCTTTCGCAGAAAAACTTCTAGCCCTTCGCGAGTATGGACAAAAAGATAATATGGGGACCGGCTATGATGACGCGCTTCGTGATTTCGCAAACGGTAAAACAGCCATGTGGTTCACAGGTATTTGGGCAATTAAAGAAATCAAAGAGTCAAGTCCCGATTTGAAATTCGCAATGTTCCCGCTCCCTACCGAAAATGCTGCAGATTTGAAAACACAGGTTTCGGTAGATACGGCTATTGGTATTCCTGCCGATGGAAAAAACAAAGAAGAGGCCAAAAAGTTCATTGAGTTCATGTCCTCAAAGGAAAACGTAGAAACCTATTTGAGCATCGCCGGATATCCTTCCGGTATCAAGGATGTACAGACAGGCCTCCCGGAGATTAGCACGCTGACACAGCTTATATCGGACGGCAAGGTATATCCGACCATCGAGCGACTCTGGCCGCCAGGAATGAATGCCGAAGTGGGCAAAGCAACTCAGGAAATGTTCCTCACCAAAGACATTGACCAGTATTTGAAAACACTCGATACGATATTTTTCAACAAATCTAATCAATAA
- a CDS encoding EAL domain-containing protein has product MFCNNCSTIEPIEDQGTIHIRPVFAELILMFRENGCAVEETPESCAVHYSDREEMLFLMQLMQDLPPFIRQQLNFCVTGGAVPDVQHKWIPLREFEERMKHFDVVNMILEKQFTSFMQPIVDGSEQIVAYEFLLRSSENGVPFQPYELFETARKTGLHSFLDRAARISAIETSALWLPKGVKRFVNFLPSSIYNPEFCLTHTFDTIERLSLEPTDFVFEVVETERMDDVKHLQSIFEVYRRNGISVAMDDVGAGYSTLEQMIRLKPDYVKIDRSLIDHCDVNPAQQKQLLTITDIAHDFGAKVLAEGIERREEFEFCCGIGMELAQGYLFGKPDSRPPRDYERSLICS; this is encoded by the coding sequence ATGTTTTGCAATAACTGCAGCACCATTGAACCGATTGAGGACCAGGGAACCATTCATATACGTCCGGTATTTGCCGAGCTGATTTTGATGTTCCGTGAGAACGGCTGTGCTGTGGAAGAGACACCGGAAAGCTGTGCCGTCCATTACAGTGATCGTGAGGAAATGCTCTTCTTAATGCAGCTTATGCAAGATCTTCCCCCGTTCATCCGGCAGCAATTGAACTTTTGCGTGACTGGAGGAGCTGTACCGGATGTTCAGCATAAGTGGATACCACTACGTGAATTTGAGGAACGCATGAAGCATTTTGATGTTGTTAACATGATTTTGGAAAAGCAGTTTACGAGTTTTATGCAGCCGATTGTGGACGGTTCTGAACAGATTGTAGCTTATGAGTTTTTGTTGCGTTCAAGCGAGAACGGCGTGCCGTTTCAGCCCTACGAGCTGTTTGAAACTGCGCGCAAGACAGGGCTGCATTCGTTCTTAGATCGTGCAGCCAGAATATCGGCAATTGAGACGAGTGCTCTTTGGCTACCGAAGGGTGTTAAGCGCTTTGTGAACTTTTTGCCCTCTTCCATATATAATCCGGAATTTTGTCTCACTCATACCTTTGATACGATTGAACGGCTGTCGCTTGAACCGACGGATTTTGTCTTTGAGGTGGTTGAGACAGAGCGTATGGATGATGTGAAACATCTTCAATCTATATTTGAGGTGTACCGACGAAATGGGATCTCCGTAGCGATGGATGATGTTGGAGCCGGCTATTCCACGCTCGAACAGATGATCAGGCTGAAGCCGGATTATGTGAAGATCGACCGGAGTCTAATTGACCATTGTGATGTGAACCCGGCACAGCAAAAACAGCTGTTGACCATTACGGACATCGCCCATGATTTTGGTGCGAAGGTGCTGGCTGAAGGCATTGAACGACGAGAAGAATTTGAATTTTGCTGCGGAATCGGCATGGAGCTGGCCCAGGGTTATTTGTTCGGAAAGCCGGACAGCCGCCCGCCGCGTGACTATGAACGCAGTTTGATATGCTCGTAA
- a CDS encoding endonuclease/exonuclease/phosphatase family protein has protein sequence MSITAMTFNLRVNVPTDGTNAWPYRKHRAAAIIAASAPDIFGTQEGTSAMLKDLDEALPDYHRIGNGRLGEGNHPNDEYCAIYYKHAVLTPLKHGQFWLSETSSEPGSISWDSSLPRICTWVCFQSKKISDFQFYVLNTHFDHMGLIARQKSAQLVLKQIQQYREKDQIPVILMGDFNASPEQPEITTLGQQLQNAYTLLSEPVGCTFHDFKGGQDGEPIDYIFATSDIEMTETHIHRDQIDGGFPSDHYAISVTWRPATS, from the coding sequence ATGAGTATAACCGCTATGACATTCAACTTACGTGTAAATGTTCCCACTGATGGCACTAACGCATGGCCTTATCGCAAGCACCGCGCGGCTGCAATCATCGCAGCTTCTGCTCCTGACATCTTTGGTACGCAAGAAGGTACTTCCGCTATGCTGAAGGATCTGGATGAAGCTTTGCCTGACTATCATCGAATTGGAAACGGTCGCCTTGGAGAGGGAAACCACCCGAACGATGAATACTGTGCCATCTATTACAAGCATGCTGTATTAACACCATTAAAACATGGACAATTCTGGCTGTCCGAAACAAGTAGCGAGCCTGGAAGCATCAGCTGGGACAGCAGTCTTCCCCGTATTTGCACCTGGGTTTGCTTCCAGAGTAAGAAGATTTCCGATTTCCAATTTTATGTCCTTAACACGCACTTTGACCATATGGGTCTGATTGCAAGACAAAAAAGCGCACAGCTGGTGCTGAAGCAAATCCAGCAGTATCGCGAGAAGGATCAAATTCCCGTCATTCTCATGGGTGACTTTAATGCTTCCCCTGAACAACCGGAAATCACCACGCTAGGGCAGCAGCTGCAGAACGCCTATACCCTTCTCAGCGAGCCAGTCGGCTGTACGTTCCATGATTTCAAGGGCGGCCAAGACGGTGAGCCGATCGACTATATCTTTGCTACGTCAGATATCGAAATGACGGAAACCCATATACATCGCGATCAGATCGACGGTGGATTTCCCTCAGACCACTATGCTATTTCAGTTACTTGGAGACCTGCGACCTCATAA
- a CDS encoding alpha-amylase family glycosyl hydrolase, translating to MKNLKEIHIRKMTAWLASAALLGGLLSGCGSGEKLEARETPVPITEPVQSKEKEGTVIAQAEVDEQPSDVYYEIFVRSFYDSDGDGIGDLNGVTEKLDYLNDGNPETTDDLGVTGIWLMPINPSPSYHGYDVTDYRKIHPDYGTMEDFKNLLAEADKRGIKVIMDLVVNHSSTEHPWFIEAASDKKSAKRDWYLWAEDQGKEPSGSSAAGSGNPWHEKNGAHYMGTFWGGMPDLNFDNPAVREEMKDIGKFWLEQGVDGFRLDAAKHIYEDLASDKSEATTAKNVAWWQEFRSGMNEINPDAYIVGEVWENAVSSIAPYLDKAFDSGFNFGLGEKMISAAQNGKDNNLAFTLERTYNLFSKVSGGAFTDAVFLTNHDQNRVMTQLNNKVDQAKMTAGILLTMPGNPFIYYGEEIGMQGGKPDEQIREPMIWSNTGSDQGQTTWEALKYNKENRTQGVKQQLEDPNSLLSRYRLLIQWRNEMPALRNGTINSFTSGDEQVMAYVRRTKEKQALVVHNLSDVEKTVDLAAKSDQPAFSVLSKTTGDAAALNGSKLTLPPYTTVVLE from the coding sequence ATGAAGAATTTAAAAGAAATACATATACGAAAAATGACAGCGTGGCTTGCAAGTGCTGCGCTCCTTGGTGGACTGTTGTCCGGTTGTGGCAGTGGAGAAAAGCTTGAAGCTAGGGAGACTCCAGTTCCTATCACGGAACCGGTACAGTCGAAGGAGAAGGAAGGGACGGTCATTGCACAGGCGGAAGTTGACGAGCAGCCTTCGGATGTTTATTACGAAATTTTTGTCCGTTCATTTTACGATTCTGACGGTGATGGGATTGGCGATTTGAATGGTGTGACAGAGAAGCTCGATTATTTGAATGACGGGAATCCTGAAACGACAGACGATCTCGGTGTGACGGGGATCTGGCTTATGCCTATTAATCCATCGCCTTCTTACCACGGATATGACGTAACCGACTACCGTAAGATTCATCCCGATTACGGAACGATGGAGGATTTTAAAAACCTGTTGGCGGAGGCTGATAAACGTGGGATTAAAGTGATTATGGACTTAGTCGTGAATCATTCCAGCACGGAGCATCCGTGGTTCATTGAGGCCGCTTCGGATAAGAAGTCCGCTAAACGGGATTGGTACCTGTGGGCTGAGGATCAGGGAAAGGAGCCGTCCGGTTCCAGTGCCGCTGGGAGCGGAAATCCATGGCATGAGAAGAACGGAGCCCATTACATGGGCACTTTCTGGGGCGGCATGCCCGACTTGAACTTTGACAACCCAGCTGTTCGAGAGGAAATGAAGGATATCGGGAAATTTTGGCTAGAGCAAGGAGTCGACGGATTTCGGCTGGATGCGGCAAAGCATATTTATGAGGATCTGGCTTCCGATAAATCCGAAGCCACAACAGCTAAGAATGTGGCTTGGTGGCAGGAATTCCGGAGCGGCATGAACGAGATTAATCCCGATGCATATATCGTTGGAGAGGTGTGGGAGAATGCCGTCAGTTCTATCGCTCCGTATCTCGATAAAGCGTTTGACTCAGGCTTTAACTTCGGTCTGGGAGAGAAGATGATCAGTGCCGCTCAGAACGGGAAGGACAACAATCTGGCCTTTACTCTGGAACGTACGTACAACTTGTTCAGCAAAGTGTCAGGCGGGGCGTTTACAGATGCTGTATTTCTAACAAATCACGATCAGAACCGAGTCATGACACAACTGAACAACAAAGTGGATCAGGCTAAAATGACGGCAGGTATTCTCCTGACGATGCCGGGAAATCCGTTTATATATTACGGCGAGGAAATTGGAATGCAGGGAGGTAAACCGGATGAGCAGATTCGGGAGCCGATGATCTGGTCGAATACGGGTAGCGATCAGGGTCAAACGACCTGGGAGGCGTTGAAATATAACAAGGAAAACCGGACTCAGGGGGTGAAGCAACAACTGGAAGATCCGAATTCATTATTGTCCCGCTACCGCCTATTGATTCAGTGGCGCAATGAGATGCCAGCTCTGCGGAACGGAACCATTAATTCGTTTACATCTGGCGACGAACAGGTGATGGCCTATGTAAGGCGCACGAAGGAAAAACAGGCGCTTGTCGTCCATAACCTGTCTGATGTTGAGAAAACGGTCGATTTGGCGGCGAAGAGCGACCAGCCTGCCTTTTCCGTGCTTTCCAAAACGACGGGGGATGCAGCTGCTTTGAACGGAAGCAAGCTTACTTTGCCGCCATACACGACGGTTGTGCTGGAGTAA